A single window of Methylobacterium nodulans ORS 2060 DNA harbors:
- a CDS encoding DUF1244 domain-containing protein codes for MHEIDETTRTELEAAVFRRLVAHLQARTDVQNIDLMNLAGFCRNCLSNWLKEAADARGLPLTKEESREHVYGMPYETWKAKHQKEATPEQQAAFAAQTETH; via the coding sequence ATGCACGAGATCGACGAGACCACCCGCACCGAACTCGAAGCGGCGGTGTTCCGCCGCCTCGTGGCGCATCTCCAGGCGCGCACCGACGTGCAGAACATCGACCTCATGAACCTCGCCGGCTTCTGCCGGAACTGCCTGTCGAACTGGCTCAAGGAGGCTGCCGACGCACGCGGCCTGCCGCTCACCAAGGAGGAGAGCCGCGAGCACGTCTACGGCATGCCCTACGAGACCTGGAAGGCGAAGCACCAGAAGGAGGCCACGCCCGAGCAGCAGGCGGCCTTCGCGGCTCAGACCGAGACGCACTGA
- a CDS encoding ABC transporter permease: MAHATRLLSALLLLAAWWLASRFTDLRTLPSPEAVAAFLLRETQSGDLPRNVGITLWRVALSFLLAMATGAALGILLGRARMADRLLDTPLLVLLNTPALVITVLAYIWLGLTETAAILAVALNKMPNVAVIMREGARGLDPGLQEMAQAFRYDRRTWIRHVLLPQLEPFAVAAARSGLSLAWKIVLVVELLGRPNGVGYAISYYFQLFDVTALFGYSLVFSAVMLAIDALLLQPLDTHVRRWR, translated from the coding sequence ATGGCCCACGCGACGCGCCTCCTCTCGGCGCTGCTCCTCCTCGCAGCCTGGTGGCTGGCGAGCCGCTTCACCGACCTGCGCACGCTGCCCTCGCCCGAGGCCGTGGCGGCCTTCCTGCTGCGCGAGACGCAGAGTGGCGACCTGCCGCGCAACGTCGGCATCACCCTCTGGCGGGTGGCCCTGTCCTTCCTCCTCGCCATGGCGACGGGAGCGGCGCTCGGCATCCTGCTCGGGCGGGCGCGCATGGCCGACCGGCTCCTCGACACGCCGCTCCTCGTCCTCCTCAACACGCCGGCCCTCGTCATCACGGTGCTGGCCTATATCTGGCTCGGCCTCACCGAGACGGCGGCGATCCTGGCGGTCGCCCTCAACAAGATGCCGAACGTCGCCGTGATCATGCGGGAGGGGGCGCGGGGGCTCGATCCCGGCCTGCAGGAGATGGCGCAGGCCTTCCGGTACGACCGCCGCACCTGGATCCGCCACGTGCTGCTGCCGCAGCTCGAACCCTTCGCGGTGGCCGCGGCCCGCTCGGGGCTGTCGCTCGCCTGGAAGATCGTGCTCGTGGTCGAGCTGCTCGGGCGCCCGAATGGCGTCGGCTACGCCATCTCCTACTACTTCCAACTCTTCGACGTGACGGCCCTGTTCGGCTACAGCCTCGTCTTCAGCGCCGTGATGCTCGCCATCGACGCCCTGCTGCTCCAGCCCCTCGATACCCATGTCCGACGCTGGCGCTGA
- a CDS encoding TrmH family RNA methyltransferase: protein MVVPIRIDDPADPRLAAYAAIRERDLVGRQGRFVAEGEVVLRVLLSPRARFRPESILLAPERLPGLMPLLAASGTAAPVYVAPRPVMSALAGFPIHRGVLAIGRGGPDPDPDALVPEGPALLLGLVGLANHDNVGGLFRNAAAFGADAVILDAATCDPLYRKAIRVSAGTALTMPFGRVPDGEALLALCHRHGLVPVALTPAGEEDIAALPPLPRALLLLGTEGTGLPEALMARSRRVRIAMAPGVDSLNVAAAGAVALHRLAGARLAARPA, encoded by the coding sequence TTGGTCGTCCCGATTCGCATCGACGATCCCGCCGATCCCCGCCTCGCCGCCTATGCGGCGATCCGCGAGCGCGACCTCGTCGGGCGCCAGGGTCGCTTCGTCGCGGAGGGCGAGGTGGTGCTTCGGGTGCTGCTGTCGCCCCGCGCGCGCTTCCGGCCCGAATCGATCCTGCTCGCGCCCGAGCGCCTGCCGGGCCTGATGCCTCTCCTCGCCGCCTCCGGCACGGCGGCGCCCGTCTACGTCGCCCCGCGCCCCGTGATGAGCGCGCTCGCCGGCTTCCCGATCCACCGGGGCGTGCTGGCGATCGGGCGCGGCGGCCCGGACCCCGATCCGGATGCCCTGGTGCCGGAGGGGCCGGCGCTGCTGCTGGGCCTCGTGGGCCTCGCCAACCACGACAATGTCGGCGGCCTGTTCCGCAACGCCGCCGCCTTCGGGGCGGATGCGGTGATCCTCGACGCTGCAACCTGCGACCCGCTCTACCGCAAGGCGATCCGGGTCTCGGCCGGCACCGCCCTGACGATGCCCTTCGGCCGGGTGCCGGACGGGGAGGCCCTGCTCGCGCTCTGCCACCGGCATGGCCTGGTGCCGGTGGCGCTGACGCCCGCCGGGGAGGAGGACATCGCGGCGCTGCCGCCGCTCCCCCGGGCGCTCCTGCTGCTCGGAACCGAGGGGACCGGGCTGCCGGAGGCGCTGATGGCCCGCTCCCGCCGGGTGCGCATCGCCATGGCACCGGGCGTCGATTCCCTCAACGTGGCGGCGGCCGGCGCGGTGGCGCTCCACCGCCTCGCCGGCGCGCGGCTCGCCGCCCGGCCCGCATAG
- the croR gene encoding 3-hydroxybutyryl-CoA dehydratase — protein MLPELRVLYFEDLAVGMSETLSKTISSSDVVGFAEITGDRNPIHLSEHFAARTPFGTRIAHGLYTAGLISAVLGTRLPGPGAVYISQSLNFRAPVRIGDTVDVTVEVAELVPERRRARLKCICSVGGETVLDGEALVKVPTKAEADPLAARAPKG, from the coding sequence ATGCTGCCCGAACTGCGCGTTCTGTACTTCGAGGATCTCGCCGTCGGGATGTCGGAGACGTTGTCGAAGACGATCTCCTCCTCCGACGTGGTCGGCTTTGCGGAGATCACCGGCGACCGCAACCCGATCCACCTCTCCGAGCATTTCGCCGCCCGCACGCCCTTCGGCACCCGCATCGCCCACGGCCTCTACACGGCGGGGCTGATCTCGGCCGTGCTCGGCACCCGCCTGCCGGGGCCGGGCGCCGTCTACATCAGCCAGAGCCTGAATTTCCGCGCGCCCGTGCGCATCGGCGACACGGTGGATGTCACCGTGGAGGTCGCCGAGCTCGTCCCCGAGCGCCGCCGCGCCCGCCTCAAATGCATCTGCAGCGTCGGCGGCGAGACCGTGCTCGACGGCGAAGCGCTGGTGAAGGTGCCGACCAAGGCCGAGGCCGACCCGCTCGCGGCCCGCGCTCCCAAGGGCTGA
- a CDS encoding ABC transporter substrate-binding protein codes for MLSRRGLLAAAALWPLPLGAREASVLRVGVLPFGTVSWEAAVIKERRLDAAQGFSLESLRLAGNDAARIAFQGDQVDTIVSDLLWAARLRAEGKPVKFLPYSSTEGALMVAGDSPIRTVADLAGKRLGVAGGALDKNWLLLKARAQKQDGLDLERAARPAFGAPPLLMQKLEAGELDAALLYWTFCARLEARGFRRLIGADEIARSFGVEGPIALLGYVFDEALLQRKPAAMAAFARASRQAKQALVSDEGAWSSVRPLMAAEDEPTFAALKREFLAGIPRRGIAAERADAERLYAVLARLGGERLVGSATTLPEGLYWDVPNG; via the coding sequence ATGCTCTCACGGCGCGGGTTACTGGCGGCGGCCGCCCTCTGGCCGCTGCCGCTCGGCGCAAGGGAGGCGAGCGTCCTCAGGGTCGGCGTCCTGCCCTTCGGCACCGTCTCGTGGGAGGCGGCGGTGATCAAGGAGCGCCGGCTCGACGCGGCGCAGGGCTTCTCGCTGGAGAGCCTGCGGCTGGCCGGCAACGACGCCGCCCGCATCGCCTTCCAGGGCGACCAGGTCGACACCATCGTGTCGGACCTGCTCTGGGCGGCGCGCCTGCGGGCCGAGGGCAAGCCGGTGAAGTTCCTGCCCTATTCCTCCACCGAGGGCGCCCTGATGGTGGCGGGCGACAGCCCGATCCGCACCGTCGCCGACCTCGCGGGCAAGCGGCTCGGCGTGGCGGGCGGGGCGCTCGACAAGAACTGGCTCCTCCTCAAGGCCCGCGCCCAGAAGCAGGACGGGCTCGACCTCGAACGGGCCGCCCGCCCGGCCTTCGGCGCGCCGCCGCTCCTGATGCAGAAGCTGGAGGCGGGCGAACTCGACGCGGCGCTCCTCTACTGGACCTTCTGCGCGCGGCTCGAGGCCAGAGGCTTCCGGCGCCTGATCGGCGCGGACGAGATCGCCCGGTCCTTCGGGGTGGAGGGGCCGATCGCGCTCCTCGGCTACGTGTTCGACGAGGCGCTGCTGCAGCGCAAACCCGCCGCGATGGCGGCCTTCGCCCGCGCCTCGCGGCAGGCCAAGCAGGCGCTGGTGTCGGACGAGGGGGCCTGGAGCAGCGTGCGCCCCCTGATGGCGGCGGAGGACGAGCCGACCTTCGCGGCCCTCAAGCGCGAGTTCCTCGCCGGCATCCCGCGCCGGGGGATCGCCGCCGAGCGGGCCGATGCGGAGCGCCTCTACGCGGTGCTGGCGCGCCTCGGCGGCGAGCGGCTGGTCGGCAGCGCCACGACCCTGCCGGAGGGCCTGTATTGGGATGTCCCCAATGGCTGA
- a CDS encoding DUF1036 domain-containing protein, protein MIAASSWWDRTTRIAAAGLAAVLLLAAAPARADLRMCNMTGSRIGVALGYRDAGGWVTEGWWNLSARACETLLKGALAARYYYVFAVDYDRGGEWSGRSLMCTRDREFTIRGVEDCLARGYDRNGFFEVDTGEQKSWTIQLTDPGRPATSP, encoded by the coding sequence ATGATTGCCGCATCATCCTGGTGGGATAGGACGACTCGCATCGCGGCGGCGGGCCTCGCCGCCGTGCTCCTTCTGGCCGCCGCGCCGGCCCGGGCGGACCTGCGCATGTGCAACATGACCGGGAGCCGCATCGGCGTGGCGCTGGGCTACCGGGATGCCGGCGGCTGGGTCACGGAGGGATGGTGGAATCTCTCCGCCCGGGCCTGCGAGACCCTGCTCAAGGGGGCGCTCGCGGCCCGCTACTACTACGTCTTCGCGGTCGATTACGATCGCGGCGGCGAGTGGAGCGGGCGCTCGCTGATGTGCACCCGCGACCGGGAATTCACCATCCGGGGTGTCGAGGACTGCCTTGCCCGGGGCTACGACCGCAACGGCTTCTTCGAGGTCGATACCGGCGAGCAGAAGAGCTGGACCATCCAGCTCACCGATCCCGGCCGGCCTGCCACCAGTCCCTGA
- a CDS encoding glycerate kinase type-2 family protein encodes MTASPSPADARRALLLRLLDDAVTAAHPRGCLVPELPPPPAGRLVILGAGKAGASMAAVAERHYREVHGLGPDRLVGQAVARHGYGEPAGLIAVVEAGHPVPDQAGIDATRRSLELAAAAGPDDLVLVLLSGGGSANWIAPAGDLTLAEKQAITKALLRSGAAIDEINCVRKHLSRIKGGRLAFAARNAGKLLTLAISDVPRDDPAVIASGPTVPDPTTLADARAICARRGIPLPPAAEALLNDPANESPKPGDPLFTRTEYRIIARPIDALKAAAASAQAAGYEPILLGADLEGEAREVAAEHAALARQKAAEGRKVALISGGELTVTIRGEGQGGPNQEYALALAVALDGAPGVAGLSADTDGTDGGRGEATDPAGAIVDETTLARAAAAGLDPRVSLSENDSTPFFDRIGDLVRPGPTRTNVNDCRIILVG; translated from the coding sequence GTGACCGCCTCCCCCTCCCCTGCCGATGCCCGCCGCGCGCTGCTGCTGCGCCTCCTCGACGACGCCGTGACGGCGGCCCATCCCCGCGGCTGCCTGGTGCCGGAGCTGCCCCCGCCGCCGGCCGGGCGCCTCGTGATCCTGGGCGCCGGCAAGGCGGGCGCCAGCATGGCGGCGGTGGCCGAGCGGCATTATCGCGAGGTGCACGGCCTCGGGCCCGACCGGCTCGTCGGGCAGGCGGTCGCCCGACACGGCTACGGCGAGCCCGCCGGGCTCATCGCCGTGGTGGAGGCCGGCCATCCGGTGCCGGACCAGGCCGGCATCGACGCCACCCGCCGCAGCCTGGAGCTGGCCGCCGCGGCCGGGCCGGACGACCTCGTCCTGGTGCTCCTCTCCGGCGGCGGCTCGGCGAACTGGATCGCGCCCGCGGGCGACCTGACGCTCGCCGAGAAGCAGGCGATCACCAAGGCCCTGCTGCGCTCGGGCGCCGCCATCGACGAGATCAACTGCGTGCGCAAGCACCTCTCGCGCATCAAGGGCGGGCGCTTGGCATTCGCCGCCCGCAATGCGGGCAAGCTCCTCACCCTCGCGATCTCGGACGTGCCGCGCGACGACCCGGCGGTGATCGCCTCCGGGCCGACCGTGCCAGACCCGACCACGCTGGCGGATGCCCGCGCCATCTGCGCCCGCCGCGGCATCCCGCTCCCGCCCGCCGCGGAGGCGCTCCTCAACGATCCGGCCAACGAGAGCCCGAAGCCCGGCGATCCGCTCTTCACGCGCACCGAGTACCGGATCATCGCCCGGCCGATCGACGCCCTGAAGGCCGCGGCTGCCTCGGCGCAGGCCGCGGGCTACGAGCCGATCCTGCTCGGGGCCGATCTCGAAGGCGAGGCCCGCGAGGTGGCGGCCGAGCATGCGGCGCTCGCCCGGCAGAAGGCCGCGGAGGGGCGCAAGGTCGCCCTCATCTCCGGCGGCGAGCTCACCGTGACGATCCGGGGCGAAGGTCAGGGCGGTCCGAACCAGGAATACGCGCTCGCCCTCGCGGTCGCCCTCGACGGGGCGCCGGGCGTCGCGGGCCTCTCGGCGGATACCGACGGCACCGATGGCGGGCGGGGCGAGGCCACGGACCCCGCCGGGGCGATCGTCGACGAGACGACCCTCGCCCGTGCGGCAGCGGCGGGGCTGGACCCGCGGGTGAGTCTGTCGGAGAACGACTCCACCCCCTTCTTCGACCGGATCGGCGACCTCGTCCGGCCCGGGCCGACCCGCACCAACGTCAATGATTGCCGCATCATCCTGGTGGGATAG
- a CDS encoding DUF2312 domain-containing protein: MAASPVLAVDNSSVAADQLKSIIERIERLEEEKAGLAGDIKDVYAEAKANGFDTKVLRKIISIRKRDHEERQEEEAILELYMQALGMA, from the coding sequence ATGGCTGCATCTCCCGTGCTCGCGGTCGACAACTCGTCGGTCGCCGCCGACCAGCTCAAGAGCATCATCGAGCGCATCGAGCGCCTGGAGGAGGAGAAGGCCGGCCTCGCGGGCGACATCAAGGACGTCTACGCCGAGGCGAAGGCGAACGGCTTCGACACCAAGGTCCTGCGCAAGATCATCTCGATCCGCAAGCGCGACCACGAGGAGCGCCAGGAGGAGGAGGCGATCCTGGAACTCTACATGCAGGCGCTCGGGATGGCGTAG
- a CDS encoding metallophosphoesterase, translating into MPTRDTSPALRLFPLSDLHLERRKPADLPALAPDFDVLVCAGDVWEGQPERGLAVLLALAGERPVVLVPGNHEHYAPAGDPRTAPALLAALAGEVERINREAGRTRIALLRAGAATMIRGVRFVGATLWSDWSLAGRWLRADAPGRPADPVAYAAARMTDPLTGSREFRAIRLGDGSAWTPEAAMAAHAEDRARLAASLALPHAGPTVAVTHHPPIAEAADRYRDAPGVPWWVPAFYATTMLDDLPAAHRPALWVSGHFHAGHDLLLHGTRCVANPVDGRSFDAGKIVTV; encoded by the coding sequence ATGCCGACACGCGACACCTCTCCGGCCTTGCGTCTGTTCCCGCTCTCGGACCTGCATCTGGAGCGGCGCAAGCCCGCCGACCTCCCGGCGCTGGCGCCGGATTTCGACGTGCTCGTCTGCGCGGGCGACGTCTGGGAGGGGCAGCCGGAGCGGGGGCTCGCCGTGCTGCTGGCGCTGGCGGGGGAGCGTCCGGTGGTGCTGGTGCCCGGCAACCACGAACATTATGCGCCGGCGGGAGATCCGCGCACGGCCCCCGCGCTCCTCGCCGCGCTGGCAGGCGAGGTCGAGCGGATCAACCGCGAGGCGGGCCGGACCCGGATCGCGCTGCTGCGGGCGGGCGCCGCGACCATGATCCGGGGCGTGCGCTTCGTCGGGGCGACCCTGTGGAGCGACTGGTCCCTCGCCGGGCGCTGGCTCAGGGCCGATGCGCCCGGCCGCCCGGCCGATCCGGTCGCCTACGCGGCCGCCCGCATGACCGATCCGCTCACCGGCTCGCGCGAGTTCCGGGCGATCCGGCTCGGCGACGGCAGCGCCTGGACGCCCGAGGCCGCAATGGCGGCCCATGCCGAGGACCGCGCACGCCTCGCCGCGTCGCTCGCCCTGCCGCATGCGGGGCCGACGGTCGCCGTCACGCATCATCCGCCGATCGCCGAGGCCGCCGACCGCTACCGCGACGCGCCGGGTGTGCCCTGGTGGGTGCCGGCCTTCTACGCCACCACAATGCTCGACGACCTCCCGGCGGCGCACCGGCCGGCCCTGTGGGTCTCCGGCCACTTCCACGCCGGGCACGACCTCCTGCTGCACGGCACGCGCTGCGTGGCGAACCCGGTGGACGGGCGAAGCTTCGACGCAGGCAAGATCGTGACGGTGTGA
- a CDS encoding 4a-hydroxytetrahydrobiopterin dehydratase codes for MAVTREAVLEPGQIAERLARDLPAWHFEDGWIKRTYKTNGWKGTLMVINTVGHLAEAAWHHPDITASYAWVEVRLTTHVSKGVTEKDLALARKIEEVVGWQPGREGGVLEGTPTDPRFAYIKYDK; via the coding sequence ATGGCCGTCACCCGCGAAGCCGTGCTGGAGCCCGGCCAGATCGCCGAACGCCTCGCCCGCGACCTGCCCGCGTGGCATTTCGAGGACGGCTGGATCAAGCGCACCTACAAGACGAACGGCTGGAAGGGCACCCTGATGGTGATCAACACCGTCGGGCACCTCGCCGAGGCCGCGTGGCACCACCCCGACATCACCGCCTCCTACGCCTGGGTCGAGGTGCGGCTGACCACCCACGTCTCGAAGGGCGTCACCGAGAAGGATCTCGCGCTCGCCCGCAAGATCGAGGAGGTGGTGGGCTGGCAGCCGGGCCGGGAGGGCGGCGTCCTCGAAGGCACGCCGACCGATCCGCGCTTCGCCTACATCAAGTACGACAAATAG
- a CDS encoding ABC transporter ATP-binding protein translates to MSDAGADPAIAVAIRRKTYSGRGGHVEAVRDLAFTVHPGETVCLIGPSGAGKTTTLRILLGLDRDFEGSVTPDPASLRIGIVFQEPRLLPWRSVEQNVRLSLPRPERGRPLDALFEELGLSPWRDRYPGELSLGMARRVALARALALEPRLLVLDEPFVSLDDAAASALRGVVFAAARRRHAAVLMVTHNVPEALEVADRLLLLTPRPARLVAAVPLATPKADRSRAWSEATRRDLAARYPDTVAA, encoded by the coding sequence ATGTCCGACGCTGGCGCTGACCCGGCCATCGCGGTCGCGATCCGCCGCAAGACCTATTCGGGCCGCGGCGGCCACGTCGAGGCGGTGCGCGACCTCGCCTTCACGGTGCATCCGGGCGAGACCGTCTGCCTGATCGGCCCCTCGGGCGCGGGCAAGACCACGACGCTGCGCATCCTGCTCGGCCTCGACCGGGATTTCGAGGGCAGCGTGACGCCCGATCCGGCCTCCTTGCGGATCGGGATCGTGTTCCAGGAGCCGCGGCTCCTGCCCTGGCGCAGCGTCGAGCAGAATGTGCGCCTGTCCCTGCCGCGCCCGGAGCGGGGGCGCCCCCTCGACGCCCTGTTCGAGGAGCTCGGCCTTTCGCCCTGGCGCGACCGCTACCCGGGCGAGCTCTCCCTCGGGATGGCCCGCCGCGTCGCGCTCGCCCGGGCGCTGGCGCTCGAACCGCGCCTCCTCGTCCTCGATGAGCCCTTCGTGTCCCTCGACGACGCCGCCGCTTCCGCCCTGCGCGGCGTGGTGTTCGCGGCGGCGCGGCGGCGGCACGCGGCGGTGCTGATGGTGACCCACAACGTGCCCGAGGCGCTGGAGGTGGCCGACCGGCTTCTTCTGTTGACGCCCCGGCCCGCGCGCCTCGTCGCTGCGGTGCCGCTCGCGACGCCGAAGGCGGATCGCAGCCGCGCCTGGTCGGAGGCCACGCGCCGGGATCTCGCGGCGCGCTACCCCGACACCGTGGCGGCCTGA
- a CDS encoding DMT family transporter yields the protein MSRPPLPDLAATGPRTAPLGAGAGPASASAGEGAGFALAALFLGAVAMGVSPVLVRLVSPEVGPFASAFWRVALALPALYGWMRVEEAHRPHLRRQAFDPAALVAGLAFAGDLVFWHRAILGTTVANATFFATTAPVFVMLFAWIGLRRRPALATLAGLALCLAGGAALIGQSVQVDPARLAGDRDGVVTAVFFALYFLAVERARARGLGAARVTFVASCVTALVLLGVVLVAETRPVLPHSAGAIAGLVALALLSHAGGQGLLSVALGRLPAGFSSLVIFLEAVAAAALGWLVLGEALSGPQALGGALILIGIAVARPPAPLTLRPE from the coding sequence ATGTCCCGTCCGCCCCTGCCCGATCTGGCCGCGACCGGCCCGCGGACGGCTCCCCTCGGAGCCGGCGCCGGCCCCGCGTCCGCGTCCGCGGGCGAGGGAGCCGGCTTCGCCCTCGCGGCGCTGTTCCTGGGCGCGGTGGCGATGGGCGTCTCGCCCGTGCTCGTGCGGCTGGTGAGCCCGGAGGTTGGCCCCTTCGCCAGCGCCTTCTGGCGCGTCGCCCTGGCCCTGCCGGCCCTCTACGGCTGGATGCGCGTCGAGGAGGCGCATCGCCCCCACTTGCGCCGGCAGGCCTTCGACCCTGCGGCGCTCGTGGCCGGCCTCGCCTTCGCGGGCGACCTCGTCTTCTGGCACCGGGCGATCCTCGGCACCACGGTGGCGAACGCCACCTTCTTCGCCACGACGGCGCCGGTCTTCGTGATGCTCTTCGCCTGGATCGGCCTGCGGCGCCGGCCGGCGCTGGCGACGCTCGCCGGGCTCGCGCTCTGCCTCGCCGGGGGCGCGGCGCTGATCGGCCAGTCGGTCCAGGTCGATCCGGCCCGCCTCGCGGGCGACCGGGACGGGGTCGTCACGGCCGTGTTCTTCGCCCTCTACTTCCTGGCGGTGGAGCGCGCCCGCGCGCGCGGGCTCGGCGCCGCCCGGGTCACCTTCGTGGCCTCCTGCGTCACGGCCCTCGTGCTCCTCGGTGTCGTCCTCGTCGCCGAGACGCGGCCCGTCCTGCCGCATTCGGCGGGCGCGATCGCCGGCCTCGTCGCGCTGGCGCTGCTCAGCCATGCGGGCGGCCAGGGCCTGCTCTCGGTGGCGCTCGGCCGGCTGCCGGCCGGCTTCTCGTCGCTCGTCATCTTCCTCGAAGCGGTGGCGGCGGCGGCCCTCGGCTGGCTCGTCCTCGGCGAGGCCCTGAGCGGGCCCCAGGCCCTCGGCGGCGCCCTGATTCTCATCGGCATCGCGGTCGCCCGCCCCCCGGCGCCGCTGACCCTTCGACCAGAATGA
- a CDS encoding N-formylglutamate amidohydrolase — MPDPAPSQPVESLAGDPACGLLLLCDHASNAVPEDLGSLGLEAPHFERHIAYDIGAAAVTRSLSRRLGVPALLTTFSRLVIDPNRGRDDPTLVMRLSDGTVVPANARIGPEGVAARIARFYDPYDHAIAAALAAARAAGRPPAVVAVHSFTPAWRGKPRPWDVGILWDGQDGRIALPLLAGLQADPAGLTVGDNEPYAGGLPGDTLDRHASAEGLPNALIEIRQDLIAETAGQEAWAARFAGLLAPLMAA, encoded by the coding sequence ATGCCCGATCCCGCCCCGAGCCAGCCCGTCGAGAGCCTTGCGGGGGATCCGGCCTGCGGGCTGCTGCTCCTGTGCGACCACGCCTCGAACGCGGTGCCGGAGGATCTGGGTTCCCTCGGGCTCGAGGCCCCGCATTTCGAGCGGCACATCGCCTACGATATCGGCGCGGCCGCGGTGACGCGCTCGCTCAGCCGGCGGCTCGGGGTGCCGGCACTGCTCACCACCTTCTCGCGCCTCGTCATCGACCCGAACCGGGGCCGGGACGACCCGACGCTCGTCATGCGCCTCTCGGACGGCACGGTGGTGCCGGCCAATGCCCGCATCGGCCCCGAGGGCGTGGCGGCGCGAATCGCCCGATTCTACGACCCCTACGACCACGCGATCGCGGCGGCGCTCGCCGCGGCGCGGGCGGCCGGCCGGCCTCCGGCCGTGGTGGCGGTGCACAGCTTCACGCCTGCATGGCGCGGCAAGCCGCGGCCCTGGGATGTCGGCATCCTGTGGGACGGGCAGGACGGCCGCATCGCCCTGCCGCTGCTCGCGGGCCTGCAGGCGGATCCGGCGGGGCTCACGGTCGGCGACAACGAGCCCTATGCGGGCGGGCTGCCGGGCGACACCCTCGACCGTCACGCGAGCGCGGAGGGCCTGCCGAACGCGCTGATCGAGATCCGCCAGGACCTGATCGCCGAGACGGCCGGGCAGGAGGCCTGGGCGGCCCGGTTTGCGGGGCTGCTCGCGCCGCTCATGGCGGCTTGA
- a CDS encoding quinoprotein relay system zinc metallohydrolase 2, which produces MRSIPHWLLAVALALAPAVRAEEGPPAPAAGIAPLPVQEVATGVFVYAAPYALAARDNAGAIANVGFVIGQDAVAVIDTGGSLAAGRRLLAAIRARTALPIRYVINTHVHPDHVLGNAAFAQEGATVVGHRNLPEALAARAETYLQANAPLVGPAFAGTRIVPPTLLVEDRRELDLGGRVLRLDAWPTAHTNSDLTVRDLATDTWFLGDLLFVGHVPALDGRLQGWIAVLRRLKSEPAARVVPGHGPASVPWPAAAGPIERYLATLESEVRAMVRDGRPIGEAGGAAAGEAKEWSLFREFNARNATTAYQELEWD; this is translated from the coding sequence ATGCGATCGATCCCGCACTGGCTCCTCGCCGTGGCGCTCGCCCTCGCGCCGGCCGTCCGCGCGGAGGAAGGCCCCCCCGCCCCGGCGGCGGGGATCGCACCGCTCCCGGTGCAGGAGGTGGCGACCGGCGTCTTCGTCTACGCCGCGCCCTATGCCCTCGCGGCGCGGGACAATGCCGGGGCGATCGCCAATGTGGGCTTCGTCATCGGCCAGGATGCGGTCGCGGTGATCGATACGGGCGGGAGCCTCGCGGCGGGCCGGCGCCTGCTCGCGGCGATCCGCGCCAGGACCGCCCTGCCGATCCGCTACGTGATCAACACCCATGTCCATCCGGATCACGTCCTCGGCAACGCCGCCTTCGCGCAGGAGGGCGCGACCGTCGTCGGCCACCGGAATCTGCCCGAGGCCCTGGCGGCGCGGGCTGAGACCTACCTGCAGGCGAATGCCCCGCTGGTCGGGCCGGCCTTCGCGGGCACCCGGATCGTGCCGCCGACCCTGCTGGTGGAGGATCGGCGGGAGCTCGACCTCGGCGGGCGAGTGCTGCGCCTCGATGCGTGGCCCACCGCCCACACGAACAGCGACCTCACGGTGCGCGACCTCGCGACCGACACCTGGTTCCTCGGCGACCTCCTGTTCGTCGGCCATGTGCCCGCCCTCGACGGACGGCTTCAGGGCTGGATCGCCGTGCTGCGCCGCCTGAAATCCGAGCCGGCCGCCCGCGTGGTGCCGGGCCACGGCCCGGCCTCGGTGCCCTGGCCGGCGGCAGCCGGCCCCATCGAGCGCTACCTCGCGACCCTGGAATCCGAGGTGCGGGCGATGGTGCGCGACGGGCGGCCGATCGGAGAGGCCGGCGGGGCGGCGGCCGGCGAGGCGAAGGAGTGGTCACTCTTTCGTGAATTCAACGCCCGGAATGCCACCACCGCCTATCAGGAACTGGAATGGGACTGA